In Amaranthus tricolor cultivar Red isolate AtriRed21 chromosome 3, ASM2621246v1, whole genome shotgun sequence, a single window of DNA contains:
- the LOC130808674 gene encoding alkane hydroxylase MAH1-like, which produces MWYLEIFLVFLSLIMFCRSIREKNGIPTNWPIVGMLPALLINIHRIHAFVIELLDKCHLTFHFKGPWFTNMDMLATLDPINVHHVMSKNFGNYPKGEKFHEMLDVLGDGVVNTDGLVWQYHRKMAHAFLGHQKFYHFMVKKTWDKVENGLIPLLNHICDHEIIVDLQDLFTRLTFDTICCIIMNQDPKALSIDFPSNPASKALDEAEAVIFHRYVVPTFVWKFQRWLNVGKEKKYKEAWEILDSFIYKCIEAKREELSKEGICQDGDEISNNDLLSLYIEEDENQKTPIGTRGDKFLRDTILNNLLAGRDTTSTTLSWLFYLLSKNPNVVSKIRKELDSVMLTRENFKEENSKLVYLHASLCETLRLYPPVAFEAKAPIEHDVLPSGHHVNPNMQIIFDTYAMGRMKSIWGEDCCEFRPERWISEQGKLQHEPSYKFFSFNAGPRTCLGKNMAFTQMKVVAATVIRNYDMQVVEDHLVVPDLSIILHMKYGFKVKMMRVHCD; this is translated from the coding sequence ATGTGGTACCTTGAAATCTTCCTTGTCTTCCTCTCACTTATCATGTTCTGCCGTTCAATCCGGGAAAAAAACGGAATACCCACAAATTGGCCTATAGTAGGAATGCTTCCAGCACTCCTAATAAATATCCACAGAATCCATGCATTTGTAATAGAACTTCTAGATAAATGCCATCTAACATTCCATTTTAAAGGCCCATGGTTCACCAATATGGACATGTTGGCTACCTTAGATCCCATCAATGTGCACCATGTAATGAGCAAAAATTTTGGGAACTATCCCAAAGGTGAAAAGTTTCATGAAATGCTTGATGTTCTAGGAGATGGTGTTGTAAATACAGATGGTTTAGTATGGCAATACCATAGAAAAATGGCTCATGCTTTTCTAGGGCATCAAAAATTTTACCATTTTATGGTAAAAAAAACATGGGATAAAGTTGAAAATGGACTTATCCCACTTTTAAATCATATTTGTGATCATGAAATTATTGTTGATTTGCAAGATTTGTTTACTAGGTTAACTTTTGATACAATATGTTGTATTATTATGAACCAAGACCCTAAAGCTCTTTCCATTGATTTTCCTAGTAATCCTGCCTCGAAGGCTTTGGATGAGGCGGAAGCggttatttttcatcgttatgTGGTCCCTACTTTTGTTTGGAAGTTTCAAAGGTGGTTAAATGTTGGTAAAGAAAAGAAGTATAAAGAAGCTTGGGAAATACTTGATAGTTTTATCTATAAGTGTATAGAAGCCAAAAGGGAAGAACTTAGCAAGGAAGGAATATGTCAAGATGGTGATGAGATTAGTAATAATGATTTATTGTCTTTATATATTGAAGAGGATGAAAATCAAAAGACTCCAATTGGTACTAGAGGGGATAAGTTTTTAAGGGATACGATTTTGAATAATCTATTGGCTGGTCGAGATACTACTAGTACTACATTATCTTGGTTGTTTTATCTTCTCTCGAAAAACCCAAATGTGGTTTCTAAAATTAGAAAGGAGTTAGATAGTGTGATGTTAACTAGGGAAAATTTTAAAGAGGAGAATAGTAAGTTGGTCTATCTTCATGCTTCGTTGTGTGAAACATTACGATTATACCCTCCGGTTGCGTTTGAGGCTAAGGCCCCAATTGAACATGATGTGCTCCCTAGCGGCCATCATGTGAACCCAAATATGCAAATTATTTTTGATACGTACGCGATGGGAAGGATGAAATCGATATGGGGTGAAGATTGTTGTGAGTTTAGGCCTGAGAGATGGATATCGGAACAAGGGAAGCTTCAGCATGAGCCATCTTATAAGTTCTTTTCGTTCAATGCGGGGCCTAGGACTTGTTTAGGGAAAAATATGGCTTTTACACAAATGAAGGTTGTTGCTGCTACTGTCATAAGAAACTATGATATGCAAGTGGTTGAAGACCATTTGGTTGTTCCTGATCTTTCTATAATATTACATATGAAGTATGGGTTTAAAGTTAAGATGATGCGAGTTCACtgtgattaa